One window of the Haloarcula sp. DT43 genome contains the following:
- a CDS encoding HVO_A0114 family putative DNA-binding protein, producing the protein MATLKVTVGNSEHLKQRTRNRIKAAQDGADLDEAQPVLNFDSYTELSRLLSPKNLELLEAISEHEPASIREAADLVDRDYKQVHRNLSELEDIGVIEFEPGGSGQAKKPLLAYDGLEIDIPFPGSNENTGAVAP; encoded by the coding sequence ATGGCCACACTCAAAGTCACCGTCGGAAATAGCGAGCATCTCAAGCAGCGCACTCGTAACCGAATCAAGGCCGCCCAGGACGGTGCAGATCTTGATGAGGCACAGCCGGTGCTGAACTTCGACTCGTACACAGAACTTAGCCGACTGCTCAGTCCGAAGAATCTGGAGTTGTTGGAGGCGATATCCGAGCATGAACCAGCGAGCATCCGCGAGGCTGCTGACCTGGTCGACCGTGATTACAAGCAGGTCCACCGGAACCTCTCCGAACTGGAAGATATCGGCGTTATTGAGTTTGAACCCGGCGGGTCGGGCCAGGCGAAGAAGCCACTGCTAGCGTATGATGGTCTCGAAATCGATATTCCATTTCCTGGATCGAACGAGAATACCGGCGCTGTTGCACCGTAA
- a CDS encoding cupredoxin domain-containing protein yields the protein MTQVPRRQFLSILAASAGLIGTAGCVGTGFPGGGGAPDRSVYLGAYHWGFVLLDEDGTEHEQLVLDPDTSVRLVGFNTSAGDAISQLPQAVEDAVPDHEELEERNEARIPSPPSGSMHDALEEANEQYPNHSLAVMPSGWNHMRGPMGGGMMLHPIPLPRFATQPTVTGIRASQRGDYTVSCLEYCGYGHPYMELEEAFVVP from the coding sequence ATGACTCAGGTGCCACGCCGACAGTTCCTGTCGATTCTCGCAGCAAGCGCCGGCCTAATCGGCACAGCTGGCTGTGTCGGGACGGGCTTCCCGGGGGGAGGTGGCGCCCCGGACCGGTCGGTCTACCTCGGCGCTTACCATTGGGGGTTCGTCCTCCTTGACGAGGACGGAACCGAACACGAACAACTGGTCCTCGATCCGGACACGAGCGTTCGACTGGTCGGCTTCAATACCAGCGCCGGAGACGCGATCTCACAGCTGCCTCAAGCGGTAGAGGACGCGGTGCCAGACCACGAGGAACTCGAAGAGCGGAACGAAGCCCGCATCCCATCGCCACCCTCGGGTTCGATGCACGACGCACTCGAGGAAGCCAACGAGCAATATCCGAATCACAGCCTCGCGGTGATGCCCTCGGGATGGAATCACATGCGAGGGCCTATGGGCGGCGGGATGATGCTTCACCCAATCCCACTCCCACGATTCGCCACCCAACCAACAGTCACCGGCATACGGGCGTCCCAGCGGGGTGACTACACGGTCAGTTGCCTCGAATACTGCGGGTACGGGCACCCGTACATGGAGCTCGAGGAAGCGTTCGTCGTTCCGTAG
- a CDS encoding outer membrane protein assembly factor BamB family protein, translated as MATRRSALVTIGTVLLSSGCLRLAASNENRPTGTGQSVETETDTSTPESETETEEEGDTSGATDLSLQWSRDEIAAIESRITTAEGEVYVSNPTSIDQINPATGDSEWSYTSDEEANEDYIPGIAFDSEYVFANTGQALHKLSRATGDVEFSQTVDDALLIPQTVTSGGIVVCTSDYHATVLRGVNAEDGSVEWTISESITDPIIDVESVEEVAYIGTTSNLYTVDTDTGEGFEQISNYPPTDIHISADGDWLYYTIFAGFEAMSLSSGGSDWSLDRLSTVESSIYDGDNSVYVLTDLDFVRINTDTEESEWSLSLSTEPAGRFAVHRGSAWIPLDDGTLIAVDIEDGSILSEQLLAENSIENIAATGNHVIVGDGSSVSGFEISTDQNSGS; from the coding sequence ATGGCTACTAGACGGTCTGCCCTTGTAACTATAGGTACTGTTCTTCTGAGTAGCGGGTGTCTTCGACTTGCGGCATCGAATGAAAACAGACCGACCGGAACTGGCCAATCTGTAGAAACAGAGACGGACACTTCCACGCCAGAGAGTGAAACCGAGACAGAAGAGGAAGGAGATACCTCGGGGGCGACCGACCTATCCTTGCAATGGTCTCGAGACGAAATTGCTGCTATTGAGAGTCGAATAACCACTGCTGAAGGAGAAGTGTACGTTAGTAATCCCACATCGATTGACCAGATAAACCCTGCAACAGGAGATTCGGAGTGGAGCTACACGAGCGACGAAGAGGCGAATGAAGATTACATACCGGGGATAGCGTTTGATTCAGAGTATGTGTTTGCCAATACGGGCCAAGCCCTGCACAAACTCAGTCGGGCAACCGGAGACGTGGAATTTTCACAGACTGTTGATGATGCCTTACTCATCCCCCAGACAGTCACATCGGGCGGGATTGTGGTATGCACATCTGATTATCATGCCACTGTTCTTCGAGGTGTGAATGCAGAGGATGGGTCTGTTGAGTGGACCATCTCTGAGTCGATTACAGATCCGATTATTGACGTTGAATCTGTTGAGGAAGTCGCCTATATCGGAACAACGAGCAACCTGTATACTGTTGATACAGACACTGGTGAAGGGTTTGAACAGATCTCGAATTATCCACCTACGGATATCCACATATCCGCCGATGGTGATTGGTTGTATTATACTATCTTCGCCGGGTTTGAGGCGATGTCGCTTTCGTCAGGTGGGAGCGACTGGTCGCTTGACCGACTATCCACAGTGGAGAGCAGCATCTACGATGGAGACAACTCAGTGTATGTGCTTACCGACCTCGACTTTGTTCGGATTAATACGGATACTGAAGAGTCAGAGTGGAGCCTTAGTCTCTCAACAGAGCCAGCAGGCAGGTTTGCCGTTCACCGTGGGAGTGCTTGGATACCACTAGATGATGGAACACTAATTGCGGTAGATATCGAGGACGGTAGCATCCTGTCTGAACAGCTACTCGCAGAGAATAGCATAGAGAATATCGCTGCGACCGGTAACCATGTCATTGTAGGAGACGGGAGCAGTGTGTCAGGTTTCGAAATTTCCACGGATCAAAATTCAGGCTCATAG
- a CDS encoding toxin-antitoxin system TumE family protein: MASYTTIEDWRDVKDGYVVAVTIRQTDDEQYPCGWDYSLHLGEVGGDTILRYDNAHERTQGHERHINDDVEYIEFPGMLTLYDRFKAEANELSPVSWNWSS, from the coding sequence ATGGCGTCCTACACTACCATCGAAGACTGGAGGGATGTCAAAGACGGTTACGTCGTTGCTGTGACCATCCGACAGACGGACGATGAGCAATACCCGTGTGGATGGGATTACAGTCTCCATCTTGGAGAGGTCGGCGGAGACACGATCCTCCGATACGACAACGCTCACGAACGGACACAAGGGCACGAGCGCCACATCAATGACGATGTTGAATACATCGAGTTTCCAGGGATGCTCACGCTCTACGACCGCTTCAAGGCGGAGGCCAACGAGCTATCGCCTGTCTCGTGGAACTGGTCATCGTAG
- a CDS encoding site-specific integrase, translated as MRIESTAGNEHKVWLTDSEIEDLRRATNSQRDDIIIQLGAFVGLRAFEIPQVRPADVKETESGQYRLRVQAGKDTSGNGGKPRDAYLPDNVERDLQRFQNEHNIAPKDPYIDLSQPGVRAVVRRTATRAAEATGDEDFEKVSTHDLRRRFAQRLLVDEQMNPRVVMAVGGWDSFAAIEPYLNAPSEDVIDEAFAGADL; from the coding sequence ATGCGAATTGAATCGACCGCTGGAAACGAACACAAAGTCTGGCTCACGGACAGTGAGATCGAGGACCTCCGCCGAGCCACCAACAGCCAACGCGACGACATCATCATTCAACTCGGGGCGTTCGTCGGCCTGCGGGCATTCGAGATCCCACAGGTCCGCCCTGCCGATGTGAAAGAAACCGAGAGCGGCCAGTACCGGCTGCGTGTGCAGGCCGGGAAGGACACCAGCGGGAACGGTGGGAAGCCTCGCGACGCCTACCTCCCAGACAACGTCGAGCGCGATCTCCAGCGCTTCCAGAACGAACACAACATCGCACCCAAGGACCCCTACATCGACCTGTCGCAACCGGGCGTCCGGGCCGTGGTTCGGCGGACAGCTACGCGGGCAGCTGAGGCGACTGGCGACGAAGACTTCGAGAAGGTGAGTACGCACGACCTTCGCCGCCGCTTCGCCCAGCGGCTGCTGGTCGACGAACAGATGAACCCACGCGTAGTCATGGCCGTTGGCGGGTGGGATAGCTTCGCCGCGATAGAACCCTACCTGAACGCGCCCAGCGAAGACGTGATTGACGAGGCGTTTGCGGGAGCTGACCTCTGA
- a CDS encoding SHOCT domain-containing protein translates to MSNLRTTDGTVKLILVVLAILVLGPMLMMVLAFPLMGMWGGGMMGGYGMYGGSWTWGFGMMLFWLVILIGGGYLVYRWLSGGGGLTADPALEELRIAYARGDISEEEYEQRRSKLDGE, encoded by the coding sequence ATGTCTAATCTACGCACGACTGACGGCACGGTCAAGCTCATACTCGTCGTCCTCGCCATCCTCGTCCTCGGGCCGATGCTGATGATGGTGTTGGCGTTCCCGCTCATGGGGATGTGGGGCGGCGGGATGATGGGGGGATATGGTATGTACGGTGGCTCCTGGACCTGGGGCTTCGGCATGATGCTATTCTGGCTGGTCATCCTCATCGGCGGCGGCTACCTCGTCTACCGGTGGTTGTCGGGAGGCGGTGGACTAACCGCTGACCCCGCCCTCGAGGAACTCCGAATCGCGTACGCTCGGGGCGACATATCCGAAGAGGAGTACGAACAGCGCCGATCGAAACTCGACGGGGAGTGA
- a CDS encoding cupredoxin domain-containing protein, which produces MTEPRLTRRKLIAGTAGLAAAGLAGCTAAPGSSNQQQIGGSSSAESGESGGDSHAGHGDEAHGHDTVSEPKAAREVAVNTARTGDSTEYHFNPHVTWVEPGGTVTWVLESGTHTATAYHPGNDQPRLVPEGTEAWDSGTLSEEGETFEHTFETEGVYHYLCTPHESFGMIATVIVGEPHLEDQPALQTMPEDKPEEVHAKLEELNGMCREILSGGNHEDGGSTEEGHHAEEESHHEEGTTTEAGHHEEEEGHHEEGTTTEEGHHEEETHTEEDGHHE; this is translated from the coding sequence ATGACCGAACCACGACTCACTCGACGGAAACTGATCGCAGGAACCGCCGGTCTGGCCGCTGCTGGACTGGCCGGGTGTACCGCCGCTCCTGGCAGCTCGAACCAACAGCAAATCGGCGGCTCCTCTTCCGCAGAGAGCGGTGAGTCTGGCGGGGACAGCCACGCCGGCCACGGGGACGAGGCCCACGGCCACGACACGGTGAGCGAACCCAAGGCCGCCCGCGAAGTGGCGGTCAACACGGCCCGAACCGGAGACTCGACCGAGTACCACTTCAACCCGCACGTCACGTGGGTCGAGCCCGGCGGAACGGTCACGTGGGTGCTCGAGAGCGGGACGCACACCGCGACCGCGTATCACCCGGGCAACGACCAGCCGCGACTCGTGCCAGAGGGGACCGAAGCCTGGGACAGCGGGACGCTGTCCGAAGAAGGCGAGACGTTCGAGCACACGTTCGAGACCGAGGGCGTCTACCACTACCTCTGTACGCCCCACGAGTCGTTCGGGATGATCGCTACCGTCATCGTCGGGGAGCCACACCTCGAGGACCAGCCGGCGCTCCAGACGATGCCGGAAGACAAGCCCGAAGAAGTCCACGCGAAGCTCGAAGAACTCAACGGGATGTGCCGAGAGATACTGAGCGGGGGCAACCACGAAGACGGCGGCAGTACGGAAGAGGGCCACCACGCAGAGGAAGAGAGTCATCACGAGGAAGGCACCACTACTGAAGCGGGGCATCACGAGGAAGAAGAGGGCCATCACGAAGAAGGGACCACCACTGAGGAAGGCCACCACGAAGAAGAGACCCACACCGAAGAAGACGGCCACCACGAGTAG
- a CDS encoding DUF7563 family protein, translated as MVSAVTCQNCGAHVDAQYARVFGNEETEVHACRNCSTQGAIANGAAVDADRDGTPLVHRPDVDEPVKAVFHETESDTKADEDRLTLEEMREQLPTIQDSTTDHCDDAFAALVAE; from the coding sequence ATGGTATCGGCCGTGACCTGCCAGAACTGCGGAGCCCACGTCGACGCACAGTACGCCCGTGTGTTCGGAAACGAAGAAACCGAAGTCCATGCCTGTCGGAACTGTTCGACGCAGGGCGCTATTGCGAACGGCGCCGCCGTCGACGCAGATCGAGACGGGACGCCGCTGGTTCACCGCCCTGACGTCGACGAACCAGTCAAGGCTGTCTTCCACGAGACAGAGTCCGACACTAAGGCCGACGAAGATCGCCTCACACTCGAGGAGATGCGTGAGCAGCTGCCGACCATACAGGACTCGACGACCGATCATTGCGACGATGCGTTTGCCGCCCTGGTCGCCGAGTAA